In a genomic window of Nostoc sp. UHCC 0870:
- a CDS encoding IS5 family transposase, with protein MSRKPYPTDISDTEWDLIKSMIPAERKHKRGKKREIEMREVVNAIFYILRAGCSWRMMPHDLPAWQTVYSYFQRWQRKGIWQKIHSVLRAQLRQLEGRDVEPSAGIIDSQTVKTTEKGGVKGYDAGKKINGRKRHILVDTMGLILMVVVHTASIQDRDGAKLVLDKIQYSFPKLHLIWADAGYAGKLVDWVRYFIGCAIEIVKRSDDTSGFKVLPRRWVVERTLAWLGRYRRLSKDYEYHPQTSETMIYAAMTHLMLRRLARNHSRSTA; from the coding sequence ATGAGTCGAAAACCTTATCCCACAGACATTTCCGATACCGAATGGGATTTGATTAAATCAATGATTCCAGCAGAACGTAAGCACAAACGTGGAAAAAAGCGTGAAATCGAGATGCGGGAAGTGGTAAATGCGATTTTTTACATCTTGCGCGCTGGCTGCTCATGGCGAATGATGCCTCACGATTTACCAGCATGGCAAACTGTATACTCATATTTTCAACGTTGGCAGCGCAAAGGTATATGGCAAAAAATTCATTCAGTTCTGCGAGCGCAACTCAGGCAACTCGAAGGACGAGATGTAGAACCATCCGCAGGAATTATAGACTCACAAACAGTGAAAACAACTGAGAAAGGAGGGGTGAAGGGCTATGATGCCGGAAAAAAGATTAATGGTCGCAAACGCCATATCCTTGTTGATACGATGGGTTTAATTTTGATGGTTGTTGTACATACAGCTTCAATTCAAGACCGTGACGGAGCAAAACTGGTACTAGATAAAATTCAATACTCATTCCCCAAACTGCATTTAATTTGGGCAGATGCTGGATATGCTGGAAAACTAGTTGATTGGGTCAGGTATTTTATTGGCTGTGCAATTGAGATTGTTAAACGCTCTGATGACACTTCAGGCTTTAAAGTATTACCTCGACGTTGGGTTGTGGAACGTACACTTGCATGGTTAGGTCGTTATCGTCGTCTCAGTAAAGATTACGAGTATCATCCCCAAACAAGTGAAACCATGATATACGCCGCTATGACGCATTTAATGTTACGTCGATTAGCCCGTAATCATAGTCGCTCAACCGCTTAA